A genomic stretch from Microtus pennsylvanicus isolate mMicPen1 chromosome 9, mMicPen1.hap1, whole genome shotgun sequence includes:
- the Ube2l6 gene encoding ubiquitin/ISG15-conjugating enzyme E2 L6 isoform X1 encodes MAEFIKTQEIQVFPVELEDLLEQLPPYLRDLSSNDDNVLVWNMLLLPDQPPYNLKAFRLRIDFPRDYPLKPPTLKFITKIYHPNVREDGLVCLPLISIRNWKPYTKTYQVLEALIVLVGKPNTEEPVRLELGELLTQNPEMFKRNAEEFTLRFGEDRPS; translated from the exons GAGTTGGAGGATCTTTTGGAACAACTTCCACCGTACCTGCGGGACCTGTCTAGCAATGATGACAACGTGCTGGTGTGGAACATGCTCCTGCTGCCT GACCAACCTCCCTATAACCTCAAGGCGTTCCGTCTGCGGATCGATTTCCCCAGGGATTACCCATTAAAGCCTCCCACTTTGAAATTCATCACCAAGATCTACCACCCCAACGTCAGGGAGGATGGGCTGGTGTGTCTGCCCCTGATCAGCATCAGGAACTGGAAGCCTTACACTAAGACCTACCAAG TCTTGGAGGCCCTCATTGTGCTGGTGGGTAAACCCAATACAGAAGAGCCTGTGCGGTTGGAACTTGGCGAGCTCCTGACCCAGAACCCAGAGATGTTCAAGAGAAACGCAGAAGAGTTCACCCTTAGGTTTGGAGAGGACAGGCCCTCTTAG
- the Smtnl1 gene encoding smoothelin-like protein 1 isoform X1, producing the protein MEQTEGSPSEDRTTVSPTAGNLGQPGSTTEEVAEGTAGTSVQEGSPGEAGQQCEAASEGAVSGWHPEDGNGSNELTADAQEEASGKEEAKADLAEEEGGKEETTTTSEGEASKKEETTPEPSEVKGKEETTPTSEAQKADGNEADLDAKDKSDVNDKVKPEPKEGVEAEATIEKAETESQQKADVKDQANTELEAADGTETGSDAKELQRALGSCPHRSRSSQEPGSPTEEQEQGKEKESEERAAVIPSSPEEWPESPTDEGPSLSPDGLGPDSTASGGTSPSASESSPSDVPQSPTEPPPSVEKKERAPERRVSAPTRPRGPRAQNRKAIVDKFGGAASGPTALFRNTKAAGAAIGGVKNMLLEWCRAMTRNYEHVDIQNFSSSWSSGMAFCALIHKFFPDAFDYAELDPAKRRHNFTLAFSTAEKLADCAQLLEVEDMVRLAVPDSKCVYTYIQELYRSLVQKGLVKTKKK; encoded by the exons ATGGAACAGACAGAAGGGAGTCCCTCTGAGGACAGGACCACTGTCTCTCCAACTGCTGGGAATcttgggcagccaggaagcacTACAGAGGAGGTGGCTGAAGGCACAGCTGGGACAAGTGTGCAAGAAGGGTCTCCAGGTGAGGCAGGACAGCAGTGTGAAGCCGCATCTGAGGGCGCGGTGTCAGGGTGGCACCCGGAGGATGGAAACGGATCCAATGAGCTCACGGCAGACGCACAAGAGGAGGCcagtgggaaggaggaagccaaggctgatcttgcagaggaggAGGGCGGGAAGGAAGAGACCACCACGACTTCTGAGGGAGAGGCTAGCAAGAAAGAAGAGACAACACCGGAACCCAGCGAGgttaaagggaaagaggagaccaCGCCGACCTCGGAGGCGCAGAAAGCTGATGGAAATGAGGCTGATCTGGACGCTAAGGATAAATCGGATGTGAATGATAAAGTCAAGCCTGAACCCAAGGAGGGTGTTGAGGCAGAGGCTACTATTGAAAAGGCTGAGACGGAATCTCAGCAGAAGGCTGATGTAAAAGACCAGGCCAACACTGAACTTGAGGCAGCTGATGGGACAGAGACTGGAAGTGACGCAAAGGAGCTGCAG AGAGCCTTGGGTAGCTGCCCACACAGATCCCGTTCATCCCAGGAGCCAGGGAGTCCCACGGAAGAGCAGgagcagggaaaggagaaagaatcaGAAGAGAGGGCAGCGGTGATTCCCAGCTCCCCCGAGGAATGGCCTGAGAGCCCTACAGACGAGGGACCCAGCCTCAGCCCAG ATGGCTTGGGTCCAGACTCCACAGCGTCCGGAGGGACCAGTCCTTCAGCCAG TGAGTCTTCGCCCAGTGATGTGCCCCAGAGCCCCACGGAACCCCCACCCTCGgtggaaaagaaggagagagcacCAGAACGCAGGGTGTCGGCCCCTACTCGGCCCCGGGGACCCCGCGCACAGAATCGCAAAGCCATCGTGGACAAGTTCGGCGG GGCAGCCTCGGGCCCCACTGCACTGTTCCGGAACACAAAGGCAGCCGGGGCAGCCATTGGTGGTGTTAAGAACATGCTTTTGGAGTGGTGCCGGGCCATGACGAGAAACTATGAG CACGTGGACATCCAGAACTTCTCCTCCAGCTGGAGCAGCGGCATGGCCTTCTGCGCCCTCATCCACAAGTTTTTCCCAGATGCCTTCGACTATGCAGAGCTGGACCCAGCAAAGCGCCGGCACAACTTCACGCTAGCCTTCTCCACTGCAGA GAAACTAGCCGACTGTGCCCAGCTGCTAGAAGTGGAAGACATGGTGCGGCTGGCTGTGCCCGACTCCAAGTGTGTCTACACCTACATCCAGGAGCTGTACCGTAGCCTCGTGCAGAAAGGGCTGGTGAAGACgaaaaagaaatga
- the Ube2l6 gene encoding ubiquitin/ISG15-conjugating enzyme E2 L6 isoform X2 has product MTASKRVAKELEDLLEQLPPYLRDLSSNDDNVLVWNMLLLPDQPPYNLKAFRLRIDFPRDYPLKPPTLKFITKIYHPNVREDGLVCLPLISIRNWKPYTKTYQVLEALIVLVGKPNTEEPVRLELGELLTQNPEMFKRNAEEFTLRFGEDRPS; this is encoded by the exons GAGTTGGAGGATCTTTTGGAACAACTTCCACCGTACCTGCGGGACCTGTCTAGCAATGATGACAACGTGCTGGTGTGGAACATGCTCCTGCTGCCT GACCAACCTCCCTATAACCTCAAGGCGTTCCGTCTGCGGATCGATTTCCCCAGGGATTACCCATTAAAGCCTCCCACTTTGAAATTCATCACCAAGATCTACCACCCCAACGTCAGGGAGGATGGGCTGGTGTGTCTGCCCCTGATCAGCATCAGGAACTGGAAGCCTTACACTAAGACCTACCAAG TCTTGGAGGCCCTCATTGTGCTGGTGGGTAAACCCAATACAGAAGAGCCTGTGCGGTTGGAACTTGGCGAGCTCCTGACCCAGAACCCAGAGATGTTCAAGAGAAACGCAGAAGAGTTCACCCTTAGGTTTGGAGAGGACAGGCCCTCTTAG
- the Timm10 gene encoding mitochondrial import inner membrane translocase subunit Tim10 gives MDPLRAQQLAAELEVEMMADMYNRMTSACHRKCVPPHYKEAELSKGESVCLDRCVSKYLDIHERMGKKLTELSMQDEELMKRVQQSSGPA, from the exons ATGGATCCGCTTAGAGCCCAGCAGCTGGCTGCGGAGCTGGAGGTGGAGATGATGGCCGACATGTATAACAG GATGACCAGTGCCTGCCACCGGAAGTGTGTGCCTCCCCACTACAAGGAAGCAGAGCTGTCCAAAGGCGAGTCTGTGTGCCTGGACCGATGTGTATCCAAGTACTTGGACATCCATGAGAGGATGGGCAAAAAGTTGACAGAGTTGTCAATGCAGGATGAAGAGCTGATGAAGAGGGTCCAGCAGAGCTCTGGACCGGCGTGA
- the Smtnl1 gene encoding smoothelin-like protein 1 isoform X2, with protein MEQTEGSPSEDRTTVSPTAGNLGQPGSTTEEVAEGTAGTSVQEGSPGEAGQQCEAASEGAVSGWHPEDGNGSNELTADAQEEASGKEEAKADLAEEEGGKEETTTTSEGEASKKEETTPEPSEVKGKEETTPTSEAQKADGNEADLDAKDKSDVNDKVKPEPKEGVEAEATIEKAETESQQKADVKDQANTELEAADGTETGSDAKELQEPGSPTEEQEQGKEKESEERAAVIPSSPEEWPESPTDEGPSLSPDGLGPDSTASGGTSPSASESSPSDVPQSPTEPPPSVEKKERAPERRVSAPTRPRGPRAQNRKAIVDKFGGAASGPTALFRNTKAAGAAIGGVKNMLLEWCRAMTRNYEHVDIQNFSSSWSSGMAFCALIHKFFPDAFDYAELDPAKRRHNFTLAFSTAEKLADCAQLLEVEDMVRLAVPDSKCVYTYIQELYRSLVQKGLVKTKKK; from the exons ATGGAACAGACAGAAGGGAGTCCCTCTGAGGACAGGACCACTGTCTCTCCAACTGCTGGGAATcttgggcagccaggaagcacTACAGAGGAGGTGGCTGAAGGCACAGCTGGGACAAGTGTGCAAGAAGGGTCTCCAGGTGAGGCAGGACAGCAGTGTGAAGCCGCATCTGAGGGCGCGGTGTCAGGGTGGCACCCGGAGGATGGAAACGGATCCAATGAGCTCACGGCAGACGCACAAGAGGAGGCcagtgggaaggaggaagccaaggctgatcttgcagaggaggAGGGCGGGAAGGAAGAGACCACCACGACTTCTGAGGGAGAGGCTAGCAAGAAAGAAGAGACAACACCGGAACCCAGCGAGgttaaagggaaagaggagaccaCGCCGACCTCGGAGGCGCAGAAAGCTGATGGAAATGAGGCTGATCTGGACGCTAAGGATAAATCGGATGTGAATGATAAAGTCAAGCCTGAACCCAAGGAGGGTGTTGAGGCAGAGGCTACTATTGAAAAGGCTGAGACGGAATCTCAGCAGAAGGCTGATGTAAAAGACCAGGCCAACACTGAACTTGAGGCAGCTGATGGGACAGAGACTGGAAGTGACGCAAAGGAGCTGCAG GAGCCAGGGAGTCCCACGGAAGAGCAGgagcagggaaaggagaaagaatcaGAAGAGAGGGCAGCGGTGATTCCCAGCTCCCCCGAGGAATGGCCTGAGAGCCCTACAGACGAGGGACCCAGCCTCAGCCCAG ATGGCTTGGGTCCAGACTCCACAGCGTCCGGAGGGACCAGTCCTTCAGCCAG TGAGTCTTCGCCCAGTGATGTGCCCCAGAGCCCCACGGAACCCCCACCCTCGgtggaaaagaaggagagagcacCAGAACGCAGGGTGTCGGCCCCTACTCGGCCCCGGGGACCCCGCGCACAGAATCGCAAAGCCATCGTGGACAAGTTCGGCGG GGCAGCCTCGGGCCCCACTGCACTGTTCCGGAACACAAAGGCAGCCGGGGCAGCCATTGGTGGTGTTAAGAACATGCTTTTGGAGTGGTGCCGGGCCATGACGAGAAACTATGAG CACGTGGACATCCAGAACTTCTCCTCCAGCTGGAGCAGCGGCATGGCCTTCTGCGCCCTCATCCACAAGTTTTTCCCAGATGCCTTCGACTATGCAGAGCTGGACCCAGCAAAGCGCCGGCACAACTTCACGCTAGCCTTCTCCACTGCAGA GAAACTAGCCGACTGTGCCCAGCTGCTAGAAGTGGAAGACATGGTGCGGCTGGCTGTGCCCGACTCCAAGTGTGTCTACACCTACATCCAGGAGCTGTACCGTAGCCTCGTGCAGAAAGGGCTGGTGAAGACgaaaaagaaatga
- the Ube2l6 gene encoding ubiquitin/ISG15-conjugating enzyme E2 L6 isoform X4, with translation MTASKRVAKDQPPYNLKAFRLRIDFPRDYPLKPPTLKFITKIYHPNVREDGLVCLPLISIRNWKPYTKTYQVLEALIVLVGKPNTEEPVRLELGELLTQNPEMFKRNAEEFTLRFGEDRPS, from the exons GACCAACCTCCCTATAACCTCAAGGCGTTCCGTCTGCGGATCGATTTCCCCAGGGATTACCCATTAAAGCCTCCCACTTTGAAATTCATCACCAAGATCTACCACCCCAACGTCAGGGAGGATGGGCTGGTGTGTCTGCCCCTGATCAGCATCAGGAACTGGAAGCCTTACACTAAGACCTACCAAG TCTTGGAGGCCCTCATTGTGCTGGTGGGTAAACCCAATACAGAAGAGCCTGTGCGGTTGGAACTTGGCGAGCTCCTGACCCAGAACCCAGAGATGTTCAAGAGAAACGCAGAAGAGTTCACCCTTAGGTTTGGAGAGGACAGGCCCTCTTAG